A window of the Procambarus clarkii isolate CNS0578487 chromosome 77, FALCON_Pclarkii_2.0, whole genome shotgun sequence genome harbors these coding sequences:
- the dgt1 gene encoding KAT8 regulatory NSL complex subunit 2 isoform X2, whose product MSVRSGRVVKTVRTLSRPSNEAACACSTYNCSMTRLDGFEYCSRHILEDKGAPFRQCNYIYASTGKRCLRPAPTSDRKEGYCGDHSRQSLVSRQRAARRSQPRETPETLLNQLSHHQMDTQTAGQNAIPDPASVTGVASASLEYASETDSEEELAALPHDSLPRREADSELDSADSDADPLEHAQVFTTEEITRIYLEKLQRLKSMYIGEYKRLAHILRESRRKYLQAIRLEKESMVSIHAQPKTTPEERAAYNQLRAMNRYHKHLGTHSLLYRQQLERRLQVTEGVNYKPGASVGCVKCVYSEGSWRCGEKSVPLSKYCSKHILHDPNQVLFGACGVRRCGDDQCSVPVMCLPYTTTCIYHTPIPDPLAVSLAAVEDTESSSVDTGAEELSIQSCASQLPPPGPQEIIDLSESHSFIVTELPPENVMEGDGEETDDPLPVNTKE is encoded by the exons ATGTCGGTTCGCAGTGGTCGTGTGGTCAAGACGGTGAGGACTCTCAGCCGGCCATCCAATGAGGCAGCTTGTGCCTGCTCCACCTATAATTGTTCAATG ACAAGATTGGATGGTTTTGAGTATTGTAGCCGACATATTCTTGAGGACAAAGGAGCGCCATTTCGACAATGCAATTACATATATGCAAGCACTGGCAAGCGGTGCCTGCGTCCAGCACCAACCAGTGATAGGAAAGAGGG GTACTGTGGCGATCACTCGAGGCAATCTCTGGTCTCAAGACAGAGAGCAGCACGCAGGAGTCAACCCCGGGAAACCCCAGAGACACTTCTCAATCAATTAAGTCACCATCAGATGGATACACAAACTGCTGGTCAAAATG CCATTCCTGACCCTGCAAGTGTGACTGGTGTTGCCTCGGCCTCCCTGGAATATGCAAGCGAGACGGACAGTGAAGAGGAATTAGCCGCACTTCCCCACGACTCCCTTCCTCGACGTGAGGCTGATAGCGAGTTAGACTCTGCAGATTCTGATGCCGACCCCCTTGAACATGCACAAGTGTTTACTACTGAGGAAATAACAAGAATATATCTGGAGAAACTTCAGAGATTAAAG TCCATGTATATAGGAGAGTATAAAAGGCTTGCCCACATCTTACGAGAGAGCAGGAGAAAATATCTACAGGCAATACGTTTAGAGAAGGAAAGCATGG TTAGTATACATGCTCAGCCTAAAACTACCCCAGAAGAGAGAGCAGCATATAATCAGCTGAGAGCTATGAATCGGTATCACAAGCACCTCGGGACACATTCGCTCCTTTATCGGCAGCAGCTCGAACGTCGTCTCCAG GTGACCGAGGGAGTGAACTACAAGCCAGGAGCAAGTGTTGGCTGCGTTAAatgtgtgtacagtgagggatcATGGCGTTGTGGGGAAAAATCTGTTCCTCTGTCAAAGTATTGTTCAAAACATATTTTACAT GATCCTAATCAAGTGTTGTTTGGAGCGTGTGGTGTGAGGAGATGTGGCGACGACCAGTGTTCTGTGCCAGTGATGTGCCTGCCTTATACAACCACTTGTATCTATCATACTCCCATACCAGATCCTTTG gcagtgagctTAGCAGCGGTGGAGgacactgagagcagcagtgTAGACACGGGTGCAGAAGAGCTCAGTATTCAGAGTTGTGCTAGTCAGCTGCCCCCTCCTGGACCCCAGGAGATTATTGATCTCTCTGAGAGTCACAGCTTTATTGTGACAGAGTTGCCTCCTGAAAATGTCATGGAAGGTGATGGCGAGGAAACTGATGACCCACTTCCTGTAAATACTAAAGAATAA
- the dgt1 gene encoding KAT8 regulatory NSL complex subunit 2 isoform X1: MSVRSGRVVKTVRTLSRPSNEAACACSTYNCSMTRLDGFEYCSRHILEDKGAPFRQCNYIYASTGKRCLRPAPTSDRKEGRYCGDHSRQSLVSRQRAARRSQPRETPETLLNQLSHHQMDTQTAGQNAIPDPASVTGVASASLEYASETDSEEELAALPHDSLPRREADSELDSADSDADPLEHAQVFTTEEITRIYLEKLQRLKSMYIGEYKRLAHILRESRRKYLQAIRLEKESMVSIHAQPKTTPEERAAYNQLRAMNRYHKHLGTHSLLYRQQLERRLQVTEGVNYKPGASVGCVKCVYSEGSWRCGEKSVPLSKYCSKHILHDPNQVLFGACGVRRCGDDQCSVPVMCLPYTTTCIYHTPIPDPLAVSLAAVEDTESSSVDTGAEELSIQSCASQLPPPGPQEIIDLSESHSFIVTELPPENVMEGDGEETDDPLPVNTKE; encoded by the exons ATGTCGGTTCGCAGTGGTCGTGTGGTCAAGACGGTGAGGACTCTCAGCCGGCCATCCAATGAGGCAGCTTGTGCCTGCTCCACCTATAATTGTTCAATG ACAAGATTGGATGGTTTTGAGTATTGTAGCCGACATATTCTTGAGGACAAAGGAGCGCCATTTCGACAATGCAATTACATATATGCAAGCACTGGCAAGCGGTGCCTGCGTCCAGCACCAACCAGTGATAGGAAAGAGGG CAGGTACTGTGGCGATCACTCGAGGCAATCTCTGGTCTCAAGACAGAGAGCAGCACGCAGGAGTCAACCCCGGGAAACCCCAGAGACACTTCTCAATCAATTAAGTCACCATCAGATGGATACACAAACTGCTGGTCAAAATG CCATTCCTGACCCTGCAAGTGTGACTGGTGTTGCCTCGGCCTCCCTGGAATATGCAAGCGAGACGGACAGTGAAGAGGAATTAGCCGCACTTCCCCACGACTCCCTTCCTCGACGTGAGGCTGATAGCGAGTTAGACTCTGCAGATTCTGATGCCGACCCCCTTGAACATGCACAAGTGTTTACTACTGAGGAAATAACAAGAATATATCTGGAGAAACTTCAGAGATTAAAG TCCATGTATATAGGAGAGTATAAAAGGCTTGCCCACATCTTACGAGAGAGCAGGAGAAAATATCTACAGGCAATACGTTTAGAGAAGGAAAGCATGG TTAGTATACATGCTCAGCCTAAAACTACCCCAGAAGAGAGAGCAGCATATAATCAGCTGAGAGCTATGAATCGGTATCACAAGCACCTCGGGACACATTCGCTCCTTTATCGGCAGCAGCTCGAACGTCGTCTCCAG GTGACCGAGGGAGTGAACTACAAGCCAGGAGCAAGTGTTGGCTGCGTTAAatgtgtgtacagtgagggatcATGGCGTTGTGGGGAAAAATCTGTTCCTCTGTCAAAGTATTGTTCAAAACATATTTTACAT GATCCTAATCAAGTGTTGTTTGGAGCGTGTGGTGTGAGGAGATGTGGCGACGACCAGTGTTCTGTGCCAGTGATGTGCCTGCCTTATACAACCACTTGTATCTATCATACTCCCATACCAGATCCTTTG gcagtgagctTAGCAGCGGTGGAGgacactgagagcagcagtgTAGACACGGGTGCAGAAGAGCTCAGTATTCAGAGTTGTGCTAGTCAGCTGCCCCCTCCTGGACCCCAGGAGATTATTGATCTCTCTGAGAGTCACAGCTTTATTGTGACAGAGTTGCCTCCTGAAAATGTCATGGAAGGTGATGGCGAGGAAACTGATGACCCACTTCCTGTAAATACTAAAGAATAA